CTTTTTGCCTCCAAAACAGGAATAACGCCCAATCTGGTAAGAAGAGAAGTTGAGGGTCAACTGTTACTGCCTTTTGCTGTTCAACTTTTCTAAAAATTTTGGGGAAAGTCCTCACACAGGGGGTGGAGTTTCCTGAGTTTTCGGCCCAGGATTCTTGCAAGTATATGACGTCACGATCTTTTTCTGTCTTGGCAGGAGAACACCCTTGTCCCCTCGCTCCTGAGCTCACGCGGTGACCCGATCAGCGATGAGAGGGGAGATCTCCGGTGAATCGGCTTCCCATCCAAGGCTTGCTTTTTCCAGGACATTGGTCCATAATTTGCACGATTCCACACAGGGGACTCGAAATGATCGTAACCTGCGAGGCCTGCAAGACCGCCTTCACCGTGGATGATTCCAGGATTCCCTCAAAGGGGATCAAGGTCCGTTGCTCAAAGTGTAAGCACGTCTTCACCGTGAAGCCGGAGAGCACGGATGACCTTTTGGCTGAATTAGAAAACTTCGAGAAGTTCCACAGGGACCGGGCCGAAGAGGTTACGATCGAAAGACCCGAAGAGAGACCCGCGCACATTCCCGGGGAAGCCGAGCCAGGAGGCATATCCTTCGAAGAGTTCCTTACCAAAGAAGAGCCTCTTCTCCACGAATCCAAGACCGAGGCACCCGGCCAGTCCGCCCCCACCCCGCCCGGTGACCATGTCCAGGAACAGCCTGCGGAGGAGCCCGCCGATTTCGATTTCGGTCTCTCCTTAACCCCCGAACCGGCTCCTGTCCCGGAGACCGGAACGTCCGACCAACCCCTCCCCACTCCGCCTCCTGATCAGTTTGAGGAAAAGACCGTAGAGGAAAAGCAACCCGGTGACCTCGATCTCGGTCTCTCCCCAGCCCCCGAACCATCGGAGGTAATCGTCGGGACCCGCGAAGAGACGCCACAGGAGGAGGAGCCTCGCCTTTCTGTGGAAGCATTCTTCAAGGAAGAGATGGAGAAGGAGAAGGAGCCCGAAGGCGGGGCGGCTGAAGTCTCTCTGCCGTCGATGAAGAACAGGAAATTCGCCGACCTCCTCAGGGAGAAGGGAATGGACAGGCGGCAGGCCAGGAGGCGTTCCTCCCTCCGGGCGGTCTTGCTTCTCATCCTTATCCTCGCCTTGGGCGGGGCGGGATATCTCTGGTGGCAGAACCAGGGGGGATCTGTGAGCCTGCCTGCAGAGGTGGGTACGACTCTCGAGGCCGTGGCAGAGAAGATCTCATACTTCTGGGAGGATGTTATCGGATTTGGGAAGGGGAGGCTTGAGTTCGGCGGTCTTGAGGGCTACGAGGAAAGGATCGGGCAGCACCGGTTCTACATCGTCAGGGGTAGTGTGACCAATGCATCACGGCGGGCGAGGAAATACGTGAAGCTCAGGATCGTCATACTCGACCAAGCCGGAAACATGATAAGAGAAAAGGTGATCTTCTGCGGCAACGTCTTTACCCCGGAGGAACTCGAAAAACTCGTCTCCGGATCCTTCACGGGAGAGGAGGCTCTACT
The DNA window shown above is from Deltaproteobacteria bacterium and carries:
- a CDS encoding zinc-ribbon domain-containing protein: MIVTCEACKTAFTVDDSRIPSKGIKVRCSKCKHVFTVKPESTDDLLAELENFEKFHRDRAEEVTIERPEERPAHIPGEAEPGGISFEEFLTKEEPLLHESKTEAPGQSAPTPPGDHVQEQPAEEPADFDFGLSLTPEPAPVPETGTSDQPLPTPPPDQFEEKTVEEKQPGDLDLGLSPAPEPSEVIVGTREETPQEEEPRLSVEAFFKEEMEKEKEPEGGAAEVSLPSMKNRKFADLLREKGMDRRQARRRSSLRAVLLLILILALGGAGYLWWQNQGGSVSLPAEVGTTLEAVAEKISYFWEDVIGFGKGRLEFGGLEGYEERIGQHRFYIVRGSVTNASRRARKYVKLRIVILDQAGNMIREKVIFCGNVFTPEELEKLVSGSFTGEEALLPKRPKDMVVKPHGTISFMAVFPGLPKEGKSFKVEKLEAPAV